The nucleotide sequence GGCAGATTCTGTGACACTAATCATGGGGGTTACACCTCCTATTTAGACAGAAAATCAGCGATGGCGTTTTTGAGAACATTCTCAGCAGCGTGCGCGTAACGGAATTTATCTGCTGGCAGTCCTCCTAACGCTTCAGAGAGCTGCACAGCGTTAATTTCTTGTGCTTCTGGAATCTGTGTGCCTGTAACCAGTTCGGTGAGGGCAGAAGCACTTGCAATGGCAGTCGGGCATCCGAACGCTCGGAACTTCGCCGCAACAATGACATTATCGACGATCTTGAGCGTTAATTTTACCATCTCACCGCNATCTGCAATAGTC is from Candidatus Poribacteria bacterium and encodes:
- a CDS encoding iron-sulfur cluster assembly scaffold protein, with product MYTPQVSDHYENPRNVGTIADXGEMVKLTLKIVDNVIVAAKFRAFGCPTAIASASALTELVTGTQIPEAQEINAVQLSEALGGLPADKFRYAHAAENVLKNAIADFLSK